A part of Nitrospira sp. genomic DNA contains:
- a CDS encoding tRNA pseudouridine(13) synthase TruD, translated as MTQPIEPFLTSNVPGIGGQIRAVPEDFQVEERPLYLPCGEGEHLYITITKRGLSTPDLVRQLSSTLGVRAQAIGVAGLKDSRAVTTQMVSLQGVTMEQVSALKIDDMVLSLQILGRHRNRLRTGHHSGNHFRLVIRNVADHAAETVQAVLQQLSARGVPNYFGPQRQGKKGDNYEVGAALLHDARRRERMNRSQRIWYLNTYQSFLFNRILARRIDQIDRLFVGDWATKLENGACFQVENAESEQPRADRFEISPTGILFGSRVSWASGEPGGIEEAVIAEAGTSKESLVAAAKACGFRGERRALRIPLTELEWSLSGDVLTLSFSLPPGAYATSVLRELMKISPANA; from the coding sequence GTGACGCAACCAATCGAGCCCTTCCTCACTAGCAACGTGCCTGGAATCGGTGGACAAATCCGCGCCGTGCCCGAAGACTTTCAGGTCGAGGAACGGCCGCTCTACCTTCCTTGCGGGGAAGGTGAACATCTGTACATCACGATCACTAAGCGAGGCCTCTCCACGCCGGATCTTGTTCGCCAACTTTCCTCTACATTGGGTGTGAGAGCTCAAGCCATCGGGGTCGCCGGATTAAAAGATTCACGAGCCGTCACCACTCAGATGGTGTCGCTGCAAGGAGTCACGATGGAACAGGTGTCGGCCCTGAAGATCGATGACATGGTTCTAAGCCTTCAGATCCTCGGGCGCCATCGTAATCGCTTACGAACCGGTCATCACTCTGGCAATCACTTCCGTTTAGTCATCCGCAATGTCGCGGATCACGCGGCTGAAACCGTGCAGGCTGTTCTTCAACAACTCAGCGCACGCGGCGTGCCCAACTACTTTGGCCCTCAGCGACAAGGGAAGAAGGGCGATAACTACGAAGTTGGCGCCGCACTCCTCCACGATGCGCGGCGGCGAGAAAGGATGAATCGGTCCCAGCGCATCTGGTACCTCAACACCTATCAGTCGTTTTTATTCAATCGCATCCTCGCCCGGCGCATCGATCAGATCGATCGCCTATTCGTCGGTGATTGGGCGACAAAACTGGAGAATGGCGCCTGTTTTCAAGTTGAGAATGCTGAAAGCGAACAGCCTCGCGCAGATCGTTTTGAGATCAGTCCGACCGGCATCCTCTTCGGCTCACGCGTGTCCTGGGCGAGTGGCGAGCCTGGTGGAATCGAAGAAGCTGTCATTGCCGAAGCAGGCACAAGTAAAGAGAGTCTCGTCGCCGCCGCGAAAGCTTGTGGATTCCGTGGCGAACGCAGAGCGCTCCGCATCCCCCTCACTGAACTTGAATGGTCACTCAGCGGTGATGTCCTTACCCTCTCTTTCAGCCTCCCTCCCGGCGCCTATGCCACGAGCGTACTCCGAGAACTGATGAAAATATCCCCCGCGAACGCTTAG
- a CDS encoding TIGR00300 family protein has product MNHYQERVCLQGHIIDSLVLAKVLDLILMMGGTFDLEDVHIGKTREEASHARIRIQTASRTLLDDILKAIQPHGASIEREADCRTDCAPADGVLPDDFYATTHLPTQIRLNGRWLDVDRIEMDLAIVVNEAGSAAQAVPMNEVRRGDHIVIGREGVRVIPLQRPRERDVFGFMESQVSAERPHAHIIADVATRMRQMRERHRERQSDSHVLLAGGPAIIHAGGREALTWLIEQGFIHILFCGNALAAHDMEADLFGTSLGYGLTAGRAVPHGHEHHLRTINRIRTIGSIETAVTSGMIKQGIMAACVRQGVSVVMSGTIRDDGPLPGVITDSVLAQRAMRALIPGVGLALLVASTLHSVATGNLLPATVPTVCVDVNPSVPTKLADRGSFQAVGLVMDAASFLSELARLLGKST; this is encoded by the coding sequence GTGAACCACTACCAAGAACGCGTGTGTCTTCAAGGACACATCATCGACTCTCTCGTACTCGCTAAGGTGCTCGATCTCATCCTGATGATGGGAGGAACCTTCGACCTGGAGGACGTGCACATCGGCAAGACAAGGGAAGAAGCGTCTCATGCCCGTATCCGGATCCAAACTGCTTCAAGAACGCTTCTAGACGACATTTTGAAGGCGATTCAGCCACACGGCGCCTCGATCGAACGTGAGGCCGACTGCCGCACCGACTGTGCGCCTGCCGACGGGGTGTTACCCGATGACTTCTATGCCACGACACACCTCCCCACCCAGATCCGGCTCAACGGTCGATGGCTAGACGTGGATCGAATCGAAATGGATCTCGCGATCGTGGTCAATGAGGCTGGCTCCGCCGCCCAGGCCGTGCCGATGAACGAAGTTCGTCGTGGGGATCACATCGTGATCGGTCGAGAGGGGGTGCGTGTCATTCCCCTCCAGCGGCCACGCGAACGAGACGTCTTTGGGTTCATGGAGTCTCAGGTCTCGGCTGAACGGCCCCATGCTCATATCATCGCCGACGTCGCGACTCGAATGCGTCAAATGAGAGAGCGACACAGAGAGCGGCAGAGCGACTCACACGTCTTGCTGGCCGGTGGACCAGCCATCATTCATGCCGGTGGGCGAGAGGCGCTGACCTGGCTGATCGAACAGGGGTTTATTCATATCCTGTTTTGTGGGAATGCGCTGGCTGCACATGACATGGAAGCTGATCTGTTCGGCACATCACTCGGCTACGGACTCACAGCAGGGCGCGCAGTCCCACATGGCCATGAACATCATTTGCGGACCATCAACCGCATTCGGACGATTGGAAGTATTGAGACGGCGGTCACGTCGGGAATGATCAAGCAAGGAATCATGGCAGCCTGTGTCCGCCAAGGCGTCTCGGTGGTCATGTCCGGAACGATTCGTGACGATGGGCCATTGCCCGGAGTGATCACGGATTCCGTTCTGGCACAACGCGCGATGCGCGCCTTGATCCCTGGCGTTGGGCTGGCTCTCCTTGTCGCCTCGACACTCCACTCCGTGGCGACGGGCAATCTTCTGCCGGCAACCGTTCCCACTGTCTGTGTCGACGTAAACCCGTCGGTCCCGACCAAGCTGGCCGACCGAGGGAGCTTTCAGGCGGTCGGCCTCGT